The following proteins are co-located in the Anser cygnoides isolate HZ-2024a breed goose chromosome 2, Taihu_goose_T2T_genome, whole genome shotgun sequence genome:
- the RECQL4 gene encoding ATP-dependent DNA helicase Q4 isoform X1 has protein sequence MERLQEVKALLKRWEAAFAQQHGRRPGTGDVEAAPEDVRRLYREYRGLKHRGELAPCPPAEGSPAMEQDSGCWGAHLNRQPKAPTSSAANQPVPAASAQHFGRKLKANLGAAIKERPPVPRRTLPPRPKPVPRQEHGATSPAPSPPGDADGGEPPELLLPAAVRALAPLVLAEGPRPRPQGNKFQRLRQTVARRLSSLDAAWLRRCQGEPGPEEQPDRGAEPRGAELCGVEGENVAPAGIRTPPQEPEVSEGARGELAGTEGGKRPAGSGGDTAAGPRGADGGRVPEELPGGAKKAGGKRRRRDSGAGGSEQPARKQPRKKAAPTPPENLLGDIEEEEEKKLGAPCRAAPARAPRRPPGNFVRLNLKNRSHVRGRVLRGSRLRKQVWKEKWQKKAAQGGGGGSALGRSSDVCFRCGAAGHWAAECRGAATAAPPPPPQEAGRAREEEEEEEEEDPLPTLAEVARRTNSVCLELSESGGGGPEGAAGEAAARLEAQRAPYEPPEPPVPVEPLYSLGPGGKVRETPAEVLEALEELGFSSFRPGQEAAVMRILSGLSTLVVLPTGLGKSLCYQLPAYLYRKRSPCVAVVVSPLVALMDDQVSGLPRGLRAVCVHSNMSRAQREAAVEQVRRGAVHALLLSPEALVGGGGSGSCCLPPAAELPPVAFACIDEAHCVSQWSHNFRPSYLRLCKVLRDRLGVRCFLGLTATATPATARDVAAHLGVAEEEEGIAGRCAAVPPNLRLSVSMDRDRDQALISLLRGERFGHLDSIIVYCTRREETARVAALIRTCLQGVLLAEPPAAPQDDGDAGRKKERASGSRIKWIADAYHAGLSAAERRRVQRGFMSGRLRVVVATVAFGMGLDKADVRGVVHYNMPKNFESYVQEIGRAGRDGQPARCHLFLDPEGEDLHELRRHIYGDTVDFFTVKKLVQKVFSPCKCRELHQKRRDLGGDTEADDAATAEPAEELEGGAAQGGRQPRRACYMHERAVPVQRTVEELDVREEGIETLLCYLELHPRRWLELLPPTYSSCHVRCYGGPQQLRAAARSCPPLAVFLARERLAGRPHARDSSAEFDVVSLSDSMGWEVPLVKRALRQLQWDPQLRPGGRAGAGSGVLVEFAELSFHLRAYGDLSERELDSVCDFLHRRVVARERAALGQLRACFRAFKSVAFQSCGPHPEQAEEERSSRLRALLRDYFEKEAPGEPAPRSCEEEEEEDEEEDLHGAQDGEDQVRADVRRFLAIRQDEKFSGRAVARIFHGIGSPCYPAQVYGRDRRFWRKHLRFDFHRLMRVATEEILALR, from the exons AGGCCCGGCACG GGCGACGTGGAGGCGGCGCCGGAGGACGTGAGgc GGCTGTACCGGGAGTACCGGGGGCTGAAGCACCGCGGGGAGCTCGCCCCGTGCCCGCCGGCTGAGGGGAGCCCGGCCATGGAGCAG GACTCCGGCTGCTGGGGCGCGCACCTCAACCGCCAGCCCAAGGCCCCCACGTCGAGCGCCGCCAACCAGCCCGTGCCGGCGGCGTCGGCGCAGCACTTCGGGAGGAAGCTAAAAGCCAACCTGGGCGCCGCCATAAAG GAGAGGCCGCCGGTGCCCAGGAGGACGCTGCCTCCCCGTCCCAAACCCGTCCCGCGGCAGGAGCACGGTGCCACCTCCCCGGCGCCGTCCCCGCCAGGTGACGCGGACGGCGGCGAGCCCCCCGagctcctcctccccgccgccgtgCGCGCCCTGGCCCCGCTCGTCCTGGCCGAGGGGCCGAGGCCTCGCCCGCAGGGCAACAAGTTCCAGCGGCTGCGGCAGACAGTGGCGAGGAGGCTGAGCTCCCTCGACGCCGCCTGGCTGCGGCGCTGCCAGGGCGAGCCCGGCCCTGAGGAGCAGCCCGATCGGGGTGCTGAGCCTCGGGGTGCTGAGCTTTGCGGGGTGGAAGGGGAAAACGTCGCCCCCGCGGGGATCCGCACCCCGCCGCAGGAGCCCGAGGTGTCGGAAGGAGCTCGGGGTGAGCTGGCGGGGACCGAGGGGGGCAAACGGCCGGCCGGGAGCGGCGGTGACAccgcagcggggccgcggggcgccgACGGTGGCCGCGTGCCCGAGGAGCTCCCCGGGGGCGCAAAGAAGGCCGGGGGGAAGAGGCGGCGCAGGGAcagcggggcaggaggcagcgagCAGCCAGCGCGAAAGCAGCCGAGGAAAAAAGCAGCGCCGACGCCCCCCGAAAACCTCCTGGGAGACatcgaggaggaggaggagaagaagctGGGAGCCCCCTGCAGAGCCGCTCCTGCCAG GGCTCCCCGGCGGCCCCCCGGCAACTTCGTGCGCCTCAACCTCAAGAACCGCTCCCACGTGCGGGGCCGCGTGCTGCGGGGGAGCCGCCTCCGCAAGCAG GTGTGGAAGGAGAAGTGGCAGAAGAAGGCGgcgcagggcggcggcggcgggtcGGCCCTCGGCAGGAGCTCGGATGTCTGCTTCCGCTGCGGCGCCGCGGGGCACTGGGCGGCCGAGTGCCGGGGCGCAG CGACcgctgccccgccgccgccaccgcaGGAGGCCGGCCGTgcccgggaggaggaggaggaggaggaggaggaagatccCTTGCCCACGCTGGCAGAAGTTGCCCGCAGGACCAACAGCGTCTGCCTGGAGCTCTCCG agagcggcggcggcggccccgagGGCGCTGCGGGGGAGGCCGCGGCCCGCCTGGAGGCGCAGCGGGCGCCCTAcgagccccccgagccccccgtgCCCGTGGAGCCCCTCTACAGCCTGGGGCCGGGCGGGAAGGTGCGAG AGACCCCCGCGGAGGTGCTGGAGGCGCTCGAGGAGCTGGGCTTCAGCTCCTTCCGCCCCGGCCAGGAGGCGGCCGTGATGAGGATCCTCTCAG gcCTCTCCACGCTGGTCGTGCTGCCCACGGGGCTGGGCAAGTCGCTGTGCTACCAGCTCCCCGCCTACCTCTACCGCAAGCGCTCGCCGTGCGTCGCCGTGGTCGTCTCGCCGCTGGTGGCGCTGATGGATGACCAG GTGTCGGGGCTgccgcgggggctgcgggcggtcTGCGTCCACTCCAACATGAGCAGGGCGCAGCGGGAGGCGGCGGTGGAGCAG GTGAGGCGGGGCGCGGTGCACGCGCTGCTGCTGTCCCCCGAAGCGCTGGTGGGCGGCGGGGGCTcgggctcctgctgcctgccccccgccgccgaGCTGCCCCCCGTCGCCTTCGCCTGCATCGACGAAGCTCACTGCGTCTCCCAGTGGTCCCACAACTTCCGCCCCAGCTACCTGCGGCTCTGCAAG gTGCTCCGCGACCGCCTGGGCGTGCGCTGCTTCCTGGGGCTGACGGCCACCGCCACCCCGGCCACGGCGCGCGACGTGGCCGCGCACCTCGGCGTtgccgaggaggaggaagggatcGCGGGGCGCTGCGCCGCCGTGCCCCCAAACCTGCGCCTCTCCGTCTCCATGGACAGGGACCGGGACCAG GCCCTCATCTCCCTGCTGCGCGGCGAGCGCTTCGGCCACCTCGACTCCATCATCGTCTACTGCACGCGGCGCGAGGAGACGGCTCGCGTCGCCGCCCTCATCCGCACCTGCCTGCAAGGGGTGCTGCTGGCCGagcccccggcggccccccAGGACGACGGCGACGCGGGGAGGAAGAAAGAGCGAG caAGTGGATCGCGGATCAAGTGGATTGCGGACGCCTACCACGCGGGCCTGTCGGCCGCCGAGCGCCGGCGCGTGCAGCGCGGCTTCATGTCGGGCCGGCTGCGCGTGGTGGTGGCCACGGTGGCCTTCGGCATGGGGCTGGACAAGGCGGACGTGCGCGGCGTGGTGCACTACAACATGCCCAAGAACTTCGAGAGCTACGTGCAGGAGATCGGGCGGGCCGGGCGGGACGGCCAGCCGGCGCGCTGCCACCTCTTCCTGGACCCGGAG GGCGAGGACCTCCACGAGCTGAGGCGGCACATCTACGGCGACACCGTCGACTTCTTCACCGTCAAGAAGCTCGTGCAGAAGGTTTTCTCTCCCTGCAAGTGCCGGGAGCTGCACCAGAAGCGCCGGGACCTCGGCGGG GACACGGAGGCCGATGACGCCGCCACGGCCGAGCcggcggaggagctggagggCGGCGCGGCGCAAGGCGGCCGGCAGCCCCGGCGGGCGTGCTACATGCACGAGCGCGCCGTGCCCGTCCAGCGAACCGTGGAGGAGCTGGACGTGCGCGAGGaag GCATCGAGACCCTGCTGTGCTACCTGGAGCTGCACCCGCGGcgctggctggagctgctgccccccacCTACTCCTCCTGCCACGTGCGGTGCTACGGcggcccccagcagctccgggCTGCAGCGCGGAG CTGCCCGCCCCTCGCCGTCTTCCTGGCCCGCGAGCGCCTGGCGGGGCGGCCGCACGCCCGCGACAGCTCGGCGGAGTTCGACGTGGTCTCGCTGAGCGACTCCATGGGCTGGGAGGTGCCGCTGGTGAAGCGCGCCCTGCGCCAGCTCCAGTGGGACCCGCAGCTGCGCCCAG GCGGCCGCgccggggcggggagcggcgtCCTGGTGGAGTTCGCGGAGCTCTCCTTCCACCTGCGCGCCTACGGCGACCTCTCCGAGCGGGAGCTGGACTCCGTCTGCGACTTCCTGCACCGCAGGGTGGTGGCGCGGGAGAGGGCGGCGCTGGGCCAGCTGCGCGCCTGCTTCAGGGCCTTCAAGAG CGTGGCCTTCCAGAGCTGCGGGCCGCACCCCGAGCAGgcggaggaggagaggagctccCGCCTCAGGGCTCTGCTCCGGGACTACTTCGAGAAGGAGGCCCCCGGGGAGCCGGCCCCGCGCAgctgcgaggaggaggaggaagaagacgAGGAAGAGGATCTCCATGGAGCGCAA GACGGGGAGGACCAGGTGCGCGCCGACGTCCGCCGCTTCCTCGCCATCCGCCAGGACGAGAAGTTCTCGGGCAGAGCCGTCGCCCGGATCTTCCACGGCATCG GCAGCCCCTGCTACCCGGCCCAGGTCTACGGGCGCGACCGCCGCTTCTGGAGGAAGCACCTCCGCTTCGACTTCCACCGCCTCATGCGCGTGGCCACCGAGGAGATCCTGGCGCTGCGCTGA
- the RECQL4 gene encoding ATP-dependent DNA helicase Q4 isoform X2 — translation MERLQEGDVEAAPEDVRRLYREYRGLKHRGELAPCPPAEGSPAMEQDSGCWGAHLNRQPKAPTSSAANQPVPAASAQHFGRKLKANLGAAIKERPPVPRRTLPPRPKPVPRQEHGATSPAPSPPGDADGGEPPELLLPAAVRALAPLVLAEGPRPRPQGNKFQRLRQTVARRLSSLDAAWLRRCQGEPGPEEQPDRGAEPRGAELCGVEGENVAPAGIRTPPQEPEVSEGARGELAGTEGGKRPAGSGGDTAAGPRGADGGRVPEELPGGAKKAGGKRRRRDSGAGGSEQPARKQPRKKAAPTPPENLLGDIEEEEEKKLGAPCRAAPARAPRRPPGNFVRLNLKNRSHVRGRVLRGSRLRKQVWKEKWQKKAAQGGGGGSALGRSSDVCFRCGAAGHWAAECRGAATAAPPPPPQEAGRAREEEEEEEEEDPLPTLAEVARRTNSVCLELSESGGGGPEGAAGEAAARLEAQRAPYEPPEPPVPVEPLYSLGPGGKVRETPAEVLEALEELGFSSFRPGQEAAVMRILSGLSTLVVLPTGLGKSLCYQLPAYLYRKRSPCVAVVVSPLVALMDDQVSGLPRGLRAVCVHSNMSRAQREAAVEQVRRGAVHALLLSPEALVGGGGSGSCCLPPAAELPPVAFACIDEAHCVSQWSHNFRPSYLRLCKVLRDRLGVRCFLGLTATATPATARDVAAHLGVAEEEEGIAGRCAAVPPNLRLSVSMDRDRDQALISLLRGERFGHLDSIIVYCTRREETARVAALIRTCLQGVLLAEPPAAPQDDGDAGRKKERASGSRIKWIADAYHAGLSAAERRRVQRGFMSGRLRVVVATVAFGMGLDKADVRGVVHYNMPKNFESYVQEIGRAGRDGQPARCHLFLDPEGEDLHELRRHIYGDTVDFFTVKKLVQKVFSPCKCRELHQKRRDLGGDTEADDAATAEPAEELEGGAAQGGRQPRRACYMHERAVPVQRTVEELDVREEGIETLLCYLELHPRRWLELLPPTYSSCHVRCYGGPQQLRAAARSCPPLAVFLARERLAGRPHARDSSAEFDVVSLSDSMGWEVPLVKRALRQLQWDPQLRPGGRAGAGSGVLVEFAELSFHLRAYGDLSERELDSVCDFLHRRVVARERAALGQLRACFRAFKSVAFQSCGPHPEQAEEERSSRLRALLRDYFEKEAPGEPAPRSCEEEEEEDEEEDLHGAQDGEDQVRADVRRFLAIRQDEKFSGRAVARIFHGIGSPCYPAQVYGRDRRFWRKHLRFDFHRLMRVATEEILALR, via the exons GGCGACGTGGAGGCGGCGCCGGAGGACGTGAGgc GGCTGTACCGGGAGTACCGGGGGCTGAAGCACCGCGGGGAGCTCGCCCCGTGCCCGCCGGCTGAGGGGAGCCCGGCCATGGAGCAG GACTCCGGCTGCTGGGGCGCGCACCTCAACCGCCAGCCCAAGGCCCCCACGTCGAGCGCCGCCAACCAGCCCGTGCCGGCGGCGTCGGCGCAGCACTTCGGGAGGAAGCTAAAAGCCAACCTGGGCGCCGCCATAAAG GAGAGGCCGCCGGTGCCCAGGAGGACGCTGCCTCCCCGTCCCAAACCCGTCCCGCGGCAGGAGCACGGTGCCACCTCCCCGGCGCCGTCCCCGCCAGGTGACGCGGACGGCGGCGAGCCCCCCGagctcctcctccccgccgccgtgCGCGCCCTGGCCCCGCTCGTCCTGGCCGAGGGGCCGAGGCCTCGCCCGCAGGGCAACAAGTTCCAGCGGCTGCGGCAGACAGTGGCGAGGAGGCTGAGCTCCCTCGACGCCGCCTGGCTGCGGCGCTGCCAGGGCGAGCCCGGCCCTGAGGAGCAGCCCGATCGGGGTGCTGAGCCTCGGGGTGCTGAGCTTTGCGGGGTGGAAGGGGAAAACGTCGCCCCCGCGGGGATCCGCACCCCGCCGCAGGAGCCCGAGGTGTCGGAAGGAGCTCGGGGTGAGCTGGCGGGGACCGAGGGGGGCAAACGGCCGGCCGGGAGCGGCGGTGACAccgcagcggggccgcggggcgccgACGGTGGCCGCGTGCCCGAGGAGCTCCCCGGGGGCGCAAAGAAGGCCGGGGGGAAGAGGCGGCGCAGGGAcagcggggcaggaggcagcgagCAGCCAGCGCGAAAGCAGCCGAGGAAAAAAGCAGCGCCGACGCCCCCCGAAAACCTCCTGGGAGACatcgaggaggaggaggagaagaagctGGGAGCCCCCTGCAGAGCCGCTCCTGCCAG GGCTCCCCGGCGGCCCCCCGGCAACTTCGTGCGCCTCAACCTCAAGAACCGCTCCCACGTGCGGGGCCGCGTGCTGCGGGGGAGCCGCCTCCGCAAGCAG GTGTGGAAGGAGAAGTGGCAGAAGAAGGCGgcgcagggcggcggcggcgggtcGGCCCTCGGCAGGAGCTCGGATGTCTGCTTCCGCTGCGGCGCCGCGGGGCACTGGGCGGCCGAGTGCCGGGGCGCAG CGACcgctgccccgccgccgccaccgcaGGAGGCCGGCCGTgcccgggaggaggaggaggaggaggaggaggaagatccCTTGCCCACGCTGGCAGAAGTTGCCCGCAGGACCAACAGCGTCTGCCTGGAGCTCTCCG agagcggcggcggcggccccgagGGCGCTGCGGGGGAGGCCGCGGCCCGCCTGGAGGCGCAGCGGGCGCCCTAcgagccccccgagccccccgtgCCCGTGGAGCCCCTCTACAGCCTGGGGCCGGGCGGGAAGGTGCGAG AGACCCCCGCGGAGGTGCTGGAGGCGCTCGAGGAGCTGGGCTTCAGCTCCTTCCGCCCCGGCCAGGAGGCGGCCGTGATGAGGATCCTCTCAG gcCTCTCCACGCTGGTCGTGCTGCCCACGGGGCTGGGCAAGTCGCTGTGCTACCAGCTCCCCGCCTACCTCTACCGCAAGCGCTCGCCGTGCGTCGCCGTGGTCGTCTCGCCGCTGGTGGCGCTGATGGATGACCAG GTGTCGGGGCTgccgcgggggctgcgggcggtcTGCGTCCACTCCAACATGAGCAGGGCGCAGCGGGAGGCGGCGGTGGAGCAG GTGAGGCGGGGCGCGGTGCACGCGCTGCTGCTGTCCCCCGAAGCGCTGGTGGGCGGCGGGGGCTcgggctcctgctgcctgccccccgccgccgaGCTGCCCCCCGTCGCCTTCGCCTGCATCGACGAAGCTCACTGCGTCTCCCAGTGGTCCCACAACTTCCGCCCCAGCTACCTGCGGCTCTGCAAG gTGCTCCGCGACCGCCTGGGCGTGCGCTGCTTCCTGGGGCTGACGGCCACCGCCACCCCGGCCACGGCGCGCGACGTGGCCGCGCACCTCGGCGTtgccgaggaggaggaagggatcGCGGGGCGCTGCGCCGCCGTGCCCCCAAACCTGCGCCTCTCCGTCTCCATGGACAGGGACCGGGACCAG GCCCTCATCTCCCTGCTGCGCGGCGAGCGCTTCGGCCACCTCGACTCCATCATCGTCTACTGCACGCGGCGCGAGGAGACGGCTCGCGTCGCCGCCCTCATCCGCACCTGCCTGCAAGGGGTGCTGCTGGCCGagcccccggcggccccccAGGACGACGGCGACGCGGGGAGGAAGAAAGAGCGAG caAGTGGATCGCGGATCAAGTGGATTGCGGACGCCTACCACGCGGGCCTGTCGGCCGCCGAGCGCCGGCGCGTGCAGCGCGGCTTCATGTCGGGCCGGCTGCGCGTGGTGGTGGCCACGGTGGCCTTCGGCATGGGGCTGGACAAGGCGGACGTGCGCGGCGTGGTGCACTACAACATGCCCAAGAACTTCGAGAGCTACGTGCAGGAGATCGGGCGGGCCGGGCGGGACGGCCAGCCGGCGCGCTGCCACCTCTTCCTGGACCCGGAG GGCGAGGACCTCCACGAGCTGAGGCGGCACATCTACGGCGACACCGTCGACTTCTTCACCGTCAAGAAGCTCGTGCAGAAGGTTTTCTCTCCCTGCAAGTGCCGGGAGCTGCACCAGAAGCGCCGGGACCTCGGCGGG GACACGGAGGCCGATGACGCCGCCACGGCCGAGCcggcggaggagctggagggCGGCGCGGCGCAAGGCGGCCGGCAGCCCCGGCGGGCGTGCTACATGCACGAGCGCGCCGTGCCCGTCCAGCGAACCGTGGAGGAGCTGGACGTGCGCGAGGaag GCATCGAGACCCTGCTGTGCTACCTGGAGCTGCACCCGCGGcgctggctggagctgctgccccccacCTACTCCTCCTGCCACGTGCGGTGCTACGGcggcccccagcagctccgggCTGCAGCGCGGAG CTGCCCGCCCCTCGCCGTCTTCCTGGCCCGCGAGCGCCTGGCGGGGCGGCCGCACGCCCGCGACAGCTCGGCGGAGTTCGACGTGGTCTCGCTGAGCGACTCCATGGGCTGGGAGGTGCCGCTGGTGAAGCGCGCCCTGCGCCAGCTCCAGTGGGACCCGCAGCTGCGCCCAG GCGGCCGCgccggggcggggagcggcgtCCTGGTGGAGTTCGCGGAGCTCTCCTTCCACCTGCGCGCCTACGGCGACCTCTCCGAGCGGGAGCTGGACTCCGTCTGCGACTTCCTGCACCGCAGGGTGGTGGCGCGGGAGAGGGCGGCGCTGGGCCAGCTGCGCGCCTGCTTCAGGGCCTTCAAGAG CGTGGCCTTCCAGAGCTGCGGGCCGCACCCCGAGCAGgcggaggaggagaggagctccCGCCTCAGGGCTCTGCTCCGGGACTACTTCGAGAAGGAGGCCCCCGGGGAGCCGGCCCCGCGCAgctgcgaggaggaggaggaagaagacgAGGAAGAGGATCTCCATGGAGCGCAA GACGGGGAGGACCAGGTGCGCGCCGACGTCCGCCGCTTCCTCGCCATCCGCCAGGACGAGAAGTTCTCGGGCAGAGCCGTCGCCCGGATCTTCCACGGCATCG GCAGCCCCTGCTACCCGGCCCAGGTCTACGGGCGCGACCGCCGCTTCTGGAGGAAGCACCTCCGCTTCGACTTCCACCGCCTCATGCGCGTGGCCACCGAGGAGATCCTGGCGCTGCGCTGA